From the genome of Pelobacter propionicus DSM 2379, one region includes:
- the murC gene encoding UDP-N-acetylmuramate--L-alanine ligase — protein MYGKIEKIHFVGIGGIGMSGIAEVLLNLGYKVSGSDLRGSDITERLARLGAEIGIGHKADNLKDVDVVVISSAVHDDNPEVVEAKRLHVPVIPRAEMLAELMRMKFGIAIAGTHGKTTTTSMAASILGHAGIDPTIVIGGKLNAIGTNAQLGQGKFLLAEADESDGSFLVLSPTIAVVTNIDADHLDHYSGGIEEIKDTFVKFINKVPFYGMAVLCLDDPNIRAILPRVKKRYMTYGLSSQADIRATHVRHDGFTTSFTAHFKGYRLGEISFTMPGAHNVLNAMACIAVALELDVPFSAIQEGFSRFGGVGRRFTIKGEPRGITVVDDYGHHPAEIKATLAAARLGWPERRIVAVFQPHRYTRTHELFGEFVTAFYDADVLILTDVYAAGEQPVEGATAERLSQEILRHGQKDVTWIPNRELIPQHLLGIVKEGDMVITLGAGSIWQQGEALVTLLEKTS, from the coding sequence ATGTACGGAAAAATCGAGAAAATCCACTTCGTCGGCATCGGCGGCATCGGCATGAGCGGCATCGCCGAGGTGCTGCTGAATCTGGGCTACAAAGTGTCAGGCTCCGACCTGCGCGGCTCGGACATCACCGAGCGCTTGGCCCGTCTGGGGGCGGAGATCGGCATTGGCCACAAGGCGGATAACCTTAAGGATGTGGACGTGGTGGTCATATCGTCGGCCGTGCATGACGACAACCCGGAGGTGGTGGAGGCCAAGCGCCTGCACGTGCCGGTCATCCCCCGGGCCGAGATGCTGGCCGAGCTGATGCGCATGAAGTTCGGCATCGCCATCGCCGGCACCCACGGCAAGACCACCACCACTTCCATGGCCGCTTCCATCCTGGGGCACGCCGGCATCGATCCGACCATCGTCATCGGCGGCAAGCTGAACGCCATCGGCACCAACGCCCAGCTGGGACAGGGCAAGTTCCTGCTGGCCGAGGCGGACGAGTCCGACGGCTCGTTCCTGGTGCTCTCCCCCACCATCGCCGTGGTCACCAACATCGACGCCGACCACCTGGACCACTACTCCGGCGGCATCGAGGAGATCAAGGATACCTTTGTCAAGTTCATCAACAAGGTGCCCTTCTACGGCATGGCGGTGCTCTGCCTGGACGATCCCAACATCCGCGCCATCCTGCCGCGGGTCAAGAAACGCTACATGACCTATGGCCTCTCCTCCCAGGCCGATATCCGCGCCACCCATGTCAGGCATGACGGGTTCACCACCAGCTTCACGGCCCACTTCAAGGGGTACCGCCTGGGGGAGATCTCCTTCACCATGCCGGGGGCCCACAACGTGCTCAACGCCATGGCCTGCATCGCCGTTGCCCTGGAGCTGGACGTTCCCTTCTCCGCCATCCAGGAGGGATTCTCCCGCTTTGGCGGCGTGGGGCGGCGCTTCACCATCAAGGGGGAACCCAGGGGGATCACGGTGGTGGACGACTACGGCCACCACCCGGCGGAGATCAAGGCGACCCTGGCCGCCGCGCGGCTGGGCTGGCCGGAACGGCGTATCGTGGCCGTGTTTCAGCCGCATCGCTACACCCGCACCCACGAGCTGTTTGGCGAGTTCGTCACCGCCTTCTACGATGCCGACGTGCTGATCCTGACCGATGTGTATGCCGCCGGGGAACAGCCTGTCGAGGGGGCCACGGCGGAACGCCTTTCCCAGGAGATCCTCAGGCACGGCCAGAAGGATGTCACCTGGATCCCTAACCGCGAGCTGATCCCCCAGCATCTGCTGGGCATCGTCAAGGAGGGGGACATGGTCATCACCCTGGGGGCCGGCAGCATCTGGCAGCAGGGCGAGGCGCTGGTGACGCTTTTGGAGAAAACCTCGTGA
- the murB gene encoding UDP-N-acetylmuramate dehydrogenase, with protein MRGLLLADEPMSRHTSLRVGGPADLFAIPEDADDLQGLLRQLKERGIPWLAIGRGNNLLVRDSGIRGAVISLERFNRVEALGQGRIRAGAGAENLAVVRFAQEQGLGGIGFISGIPGTVGGAIRMNAGAYGTGIMERTESLTLLHDGNVREFGRDELEYGYRHLDLAAGDIILEALFRLDQREAEQTEEEIRKDLELRRAKHSVGFPSAGSFFKNPAGQTAWRLIDATGMRGERVGGAQVSQVHSNFLVNTGGATAGDFLELSRVVKKAVLASCGVTLEEEVRIVGEE; from the coding sequence ATGCGCGGCCTGCTTCTGGCTGACGAACCCATGAGCCGCCATACCTCCCTCAGGGTGGGCGGTCCCGCGGACCTGTTCGCCATTCCGGAGGATGCGGACGACCTGCAGGGGTTGCTGCGCCAGCTCAAGGAGAGGGGCATCCCCTGGCTGGCCATCGGCAGGGGCAACAACCTGCTGGTGCGCGACAGCGGCATCCGGGGGGCGGTCATCTCCCTGGAGCGCTTCAACCGTGTCGAGGCTCTCGGCCAGGGGCGCATCCGTGCCGGGGCCGGGGCCGAGAACCTGGCGGTGGTGCGCTTCGCCCAGGAACAGGGGCTGGGGGGGATCGGCTTCATCTCCGGCATCCCTGGCACCGTTGGCGGCGCCATCAGGATGAACGCCGGCGCCTACGGCACGGGTATCATGGAACGGACCGAATCCCTGACCCTGCTGCATGACGGCAACGTCAGGGAGTTCGGCCGCGACGAGCTGGAGTATGGCTACCGCCATCTGGATCTGGCAGCGGGGGACATCATTCTGGAAGCCCTGTTCAGGCTGGACCAGCGCGAGGCTGAGCAGACCGAGGAGGAGATCCGCAAAGACCTGGAGCTGCGCCGTGCCAAGCACAGCGTCGGTTTTCCCAGCGCCGGCTCATTCTTCAAGAACCCCGCCGGCCAGACCGCCTGGCGGCTGATCGACGCCACCGGCATGCGCGGCGAGCGGGTGGGGGGCGCCCAGGTTTCCCAGGTGCACAGCAACTTCCTGGTGAATACGGGAGGCGCCACTGCCGGAGATTTCCTGGAACTTTCACGGGTTGTGAAAAAAGCGGTTCTGGCCTCTTGCGGGGTGACCCTGGAGGAGGAAGTGCGTATAGTTGGCGAGGAGTAA
- a CDS encoding D-alanine--D-alanine ligase — MNDIRSRKIAVLMGGLSAEREVSLASGAAVCQALVARGFDALSVDVARDLPLVLSREGIGAAFIALHGRYGEDGCVQGLLELMAIPYTGSGVLASALAMHKLYSKQAFVSAGILTAPFHHFRRGERVSLSHLSFGLPLVVKPVQEGSSVGISIVKEESQLAAAVKLAFRHDDEILVEQFIKGQEVQVGILDDRPMGAIEIVSRNEFYDFEAKYTDGMAEHFFPARLEKGLYEEALRVGLAAHHALGCRCYSRVDLLVTPAGECYVLEVNTLPGMTALSLLPEIAAKGADLPFEELVERIILSADLSVKTG, encoded by the coding sequence ATGAATGACATCAGATCCAGAAAGATTGCCGTCCTCATGGGCGGGCTCTCGGCCGAGCGGGAAGTCTCCCTAGCCAGCGGAGCCGCCGTGTGCCAGGCACTTGTGGCCAGGGGGTTCGACGCCCTTAGCGTGGACGTGGCCAGGGACCTCCCCCTGGTCCTGAGCCGCGAAGGCATCGGCGCGGCCTTCATCGCCCTGCACGGGCGCTATGGCGAGGATGGCTGCGTTCAGGGGTTGCTGGAGCTGATGGCTATCCCCTACACCGGTTCCGGCGTGCTGGCCAGCGCCCTGGCCATGCACAAGCTCTACAGCAAGCAGGCCTTCGTCAGTGCCGGCATCCTCACCGCCCCCTTCCACCATTTCCGGCGCGGGGAGCGGGTCTCCCTCAGCCACCTCAGCTTCGGCCTGCCGCTGGTGGTCAAGCCGGTGCAGGAAGGGTCTTCGGTGGGTATCTCCATCGTCAAGGAGGAGAGCCAGCTGGCTGCTGCCGTGAAGCTGGCCTTCCGTCATGACGACGAGATCCTGGTGGAACAGTTCATCAAGGGGCAGGAGGTGCAGGTCGGCATCCTGGACGACCGCCCCATGGGTGCCATCGAGATCGTGTCCAGGAACGAATTCTATGATTTTGAGGCCAAGTACACCGATGGCATGGCCGAGCACTTCTTTCCCGCCCGCCTGGAGAAGGGGCTCTACGAAGAGGCGCTGCGGGTCGGCCTGGCCGCCCACCATGCCCTGGGATGCCGCTGCTACAGCCGGGTCGACCTGCTGGTGACTCCCGCAGGGGAGTGCTACGTGCTGGAGGTGAACACCCTGCCCGGTATGACGGCGCTCAGTCTGCTGCCGGAGATCGCGGCCAAGGGAGCCGATCTCCCCTTCGAGGAACTGGTGGAACGGATCATCCTGTCTGCCGACCTGTCGGTGAAAACGGGGTAA